From the genome of Triticum aestivum cultivar Chinese Spring chromosome 3B, IWGSC CS RefSeq v2.1, whole genome shotgun sequence, one region includes:
- the LOC123068958 gene encoding phosphatase and actin regulator 4A yields the protein MEIAGDAAASGGRGIRDLPPLKRFKFVGSNLGSAPCPPLPAKKRALPPLPEAAPAPACLPAKKRACAPPLDAISPACLPAKKRVHVRPPPPEDNAPPPSVPYKKPPLVPVKKRVEVPPLPQRVVNANPFVPAKKRVQAPSPPEYAAAPPPVPVKNHAQMPPRPGSIVAATPGVPAKKRVQAPSPLEHAAPPPTVPAKKRVQAPSPLGIAAAPLSVPAKQRVPVRSCPEGVATAPSVQTNKRVPWQSPPEDASARAPVCLPANKRVMSQFIPPSPSSSMKSDGARVGALKEACPQGFVESGAATYPKAANGAEASKMTNKPDEVKDQVFQKSRRTNTAKRASGLHCKKLSDVINGMQSEVQSEELKKFEPASDLHCKKLSEVVGSMQSEVHAEEPKKFEQTSDLHCKKLSDAVNDTQSEVQAKALKTFEQTSDLHCKKLSDVVGSMQSEVQAEDLKKFEQTSDLHCKKLPDAVNDAQSEVQAEVLKKFEQTSDLHCKLSNAVNGEQSEAQAEVLEKFEQTADVHCKKLPNVVDDEQCQVQAEALTKFDHAIVPEVAAPAREEEHTQEDEEVAAERRQDALAEEEDDGILCAVCRSTDGDQSDPIVFCDGCDLMVHATCYGNPLAQSIPDGDWFCSLCSVKPAAAAGKKGKPARPPCRLCPARGGAMKRTTDGAWAHIACALLVPEVFFGDPDGREAIDCSLVPGRRFTRHCYICESSRGCALECSQPKCDLGFHVSCGLNGGLCIEYREEKGGGVVAGFCREHTKLWEKQQLTGKYKIVSRGQQ from the exons ATGGAGATCGCCGGGGACGCCGCCGCGAGCGGTGGCCGCGGCATCCGCGACCTGCCGCCGCTGAAGCGGTTCAAGTTCGTCGGCTCCAACCTCGGGTCAGCGCCGTGCCCGCCGCTGCCCGCCAAGAAGCGCGCGCTCCCGCCGCTGCCGGAGGCGGCGCCTGCCCCTGCCTGCCTTCCGGCGAAGAAGCGCGCGTGTGCGCCACCGCTGGATGCCATCTCGCCGGCGTGTCTTCCGGCCAAGAAGCGCGTCCACGTGCGCCCCCCTCCGCCGGAGGATAACGCTCCTCCTCCCTCCGTCCCGTACAAGAAGCCTCCCCTCGTTCCGGTGAAGAAGCGCGTCGAGGTGCCGCCGCTCCCGCAGCGCGTCGTCAACGCCAATCCATTCGTTCCGGCCAAGAAGCGCGTCCAGGCGCCGTCGCCCCCGGAGTACGCTGCTGCTCCGCCCCCCGTCCCGGTGAAGAACCATGCCCAGATGCCGCCGCGCCCGGGGAGCATCGTCGCCGCTACCCCAGGCGTCCCGGCGAAGAAGCGTGTCCAGGCTCCATCGCCCCTGGAGCACGCCGCCCCTCCCCCGACCGTTCCGGCCAAGAAGCGGGTCCAGGCGCCGTCGCCCCTGGGGATCGCCGCTGCTCCTCTCTCCGTCCCGGCCAAGCAGCGCGTCCCTGTGCGGTCGTGCCCGGAGGGCGTCGCCACCGCCCCCTCCGTCCAGACCAACAAGCGCGTTCCGTGGCAATCGCCCCCGGAGGACGCTTCTGCTCGGGCCCCGGTTTGCCTCCCGGCGAATAAGCGCGTGATGTCGCAGTTCATCCCGCCCTCTCCATCTTCATCGATGAAGTCAGATGGGGCTCGCGTCGGCGCCCTCAAAGAAGCCTGTCCTCAAGGCTTCGTTGAAAGCGGCGCCGCCACCTATCCTAAGGCGGCGAATGGTGCTGAAGCGTCCAAGATGACCAACAAGCCCGACGAAGTCAAGGATCAGGTGTTCCAGAAATCCCGCAGAACAAACACCGCAAAAAGAGCGAGTGGCCTGCACTGCAAGAAGCTCTCCGATGTCATCAATGGCATGCAATCTGAAGTTCAGTCCGAAGAGCTCAAGAAATTCGAGCCAGCGAGTGATCTGCACTGCAAGAAGCTCTCTGAAGTCGTCGGTAGCATGCAGTCTGAAGTTCATGCCGAAGAGCCCAAGAAGTTCGAGCAAACTAGTGATCTGCACTGCAAGAAGCTCTCCGATGCCGTCAATGACACACAATCTGAAGTTCAGGCCAAAGCGCTCAAGACATTCGAGCAAACTAGTGATCTGCACTGTAAGAAGCTCTCTGATGTCGTCGGTAGCATGCAATCTGAAGTTCAAGCCGAAGACCTCAAGAAATTCGAGCAAACTAGTGACCTGCACTGCAAGAAGCTCCCCGATGCCGTCAATGACGCACAGTCTGAAGTTCAAGCCGAAGTGCTGAAGAAATTCGAGCAAACGAGTGATCTGCATTGCAAGCTCTCCAATGCCGTCAACGGCGAACAATCTGAAGCTCAAGCCGAAGTGCTTGAGAAATTCGAGCAAACGGCTGATGTGCACTGCAAGAAGCTCCCCAATGTAGTCGATGACGAACAGTGTCAAGTTCAAGCGGAGGCGCTCACGAAATTCGACCACGCGATTGTTCCTGAAGTGGCAGCGCCAGCACGCGAGGAGGAACACACGCAGGAAGACGAAGAAGTGGCGGCCGAGCGAAGGCAAGATGCTCTCGCGGAAGAAGAGGACGACGGCATCCTCTGCGCGGTCTGCCGAAGCACCGACGGCGACCAGTCGGACCCCATCGTGTTCTGCGACGGGTGCGACCTCATGGTGCACGCCACGTGCTACGGCAACCCGCTGGCCCAGTCCATCCCGGACGGCGACTGGTTCTGCTCGCTCTGCTCCGtcaagcccgccgccgccgcggggaaGAAGGGCAAGCCGGCACGCCCGCCCTGCCGCCTCTgcccggcgaggggcggcgccatGAAACGCACCACGGACGGCGCGTGGGCGCACATCGCGTGCGCGCTGCTGGTGCCGGAGGTGTTCTTCGGGGACCCGGACGGGCGCGAGGCCATCGACTGCTCCCTCGTGCCCGGCCGGCGGTTCACCAGGCACTGCTACATCTGCGAGAGCAGCAGGGGCTGCGCGCTCGAGTGCTCCCAGCCCAAGTGCGACCTCGGGTTCCACGTCTCCTGCGGCCTCAACGGCGGCCTCTGCATCGAGTACCGCGAGGAGAAGGGCGGCGGCGTCGTCGCCGGCTTCTGTAGGGAGCACACCAAGCTCTGGGAGAAG CAACAACTGACTGGCAAGTACAAGATTGTTTCTAGAGGGCAGCAATGA
- the LOC123068959 gene encoding 60S ribosomal protein L18a-like protein: MGEASSDDLCHCQGCLGKYTLLRDEENPQLAKFERRLPCFGCGIGWSSFLLGFLCPLLWYYATTLYCCKYYNRDPRERPGLAASAIAAAIFTTAATITLSIILIIWAQK; encoded by the exons ATGGGAGAAG CAAGCTCAGATGATCTTTGCCATTGTCAAGGGTGTCTTGGCAAGTACACCCTACTCAGAGATGAAGAGAACCCACAGCTGGCAAAGTTTGAGAGACGCCTTCCTTGCTTTGGTTGCGGAATAGGGTGGTCCTC ATTTCTTTTAGGTTTCTTGTGTCCATTGCTTTGGTACTATGCAACGACTCTTTACTGCTGCAAGTACTACAATAGGGATCCCCGAGAGCGCCCAGGTCTTGCTGCCTCTGCTATTGCG GCGGCCATCTTCACTACCGCGGCAACTATTACCCTCTCCATCATTCTGATAATCTGGGCACAAAAGTGA